The stretch of DNA ACTTTGAAATGGCAAAAGGAAGACCATTACATATTTCTATGATAACGTAAATCAATAATTTTCAGTGCTGTTCTGCATCAACAGCTACCAGAGctgtttagggttttttagtTGTTGTTTTGAATAGCCATAATGCgcagaaaaattcaaaatgtttaCCTGGCTCAGAGCTACAGTACAGCTATGCATTAAAGTAGCTGACATGATGACTTTTTGCGTGCTTTTCCAGGCACTGGAGTTTTTCTGTTAATTTGTCGCACAAGGTCATAAAAGATCTGAAAAGATAGAAATCAGTTGATTATGGATATTAGGAGGCTTCTCTTAAAACCTTAAGCCTTCAATTTTCCCACATAATGCACTCACATACTCAAGAACCCCTGAAAATATTCAGTTACCATAAAGCTATAAATTGTATACTTGGTTAATaactggttggttttttttcttgcttaagGTAATTGTCTGCCAAGGGTTCTACAGTTTCAATGAAGCAAACTGGAAAGGCATCTATAACCCACAGCTATTTAATCTCTGGGTCAAACCCACATGAAATGTGCCACAGTGATCAACTCCTCTATAGTATTACTTTGCAGTTTAGCAGTAAGGTCAAGAAACATGTCACAGCTTTCTTCTAACTCAAATCCCTCTTAGGatattcttttaaagaaaattctaGTTAGTTTTAACTACACATTTTTCATGGTAACTCACATTCACTACATATTCAGTAATAGTCTCTTGTATTTGAATGAGATCATGTTTTTCCAGAAACTTCAAAAATATTGAAGTCTAAAGAACTAATTCCACCTCTCTAGACCTACAGCATGACGGCAGCATAAAATTTCCTAAAAAGTAACTCATTTATGGGACTCTCACACTTTGAGTCTCCTAGAATTCTAACGAGaacataatttttttgaaaggctaatttaaaacaaatcaacatGCAATATTTCAACAGCATCTGCTTCATTCATAATTGACATTGCTCCAATTACTTCTGCATCTCATAAACTAAGGAAGCCCTCATGCTAAAGCCATCCTGGCACTTTGTTAAGCACTGGCTGCAAAGCAGCAAATGTTCTAACAAGGGCTTACAGTATTTGCTGGAAGTTCTAGTTTATTGAATGTATGGCTTTTATACAGTTATGGTGATTAATTcgaattttttaaaaagtcagtgGCTTCTAGAAATTCCCACCTAATTAAACACAcattacttattttaaaaatcagctgtGTTAAAACCACCATACTGTTTTGATTACTTGCAAGTCTAGCACAGAGGCCCTTTCAACTTCACTGATGCTGCCAACAATGTTTTCCAGATGACCTAATGAACTGTAGGATTTATCATAAAATTCAAGCTGTTCCAGAAATGTAAACACTAACACAGATTCGTTTTCTAAATTTTTTGTATCCCTTTCCTCATGCTGGCACTCCCCACTGGATAAAAAGGCATGCATTATggcaaatccccaaaattcatgTATTTGATTAATTGTTTAGCTcctgttaaataaacaagtATATATATAGTAGAGAGGCTTTTGCATCCCTTTTACTTTACAGAGCAgctaattttaagaaaatattcaatactttttttatttacCATCTCAAATAGTGTTAACACCAAGTAACTTAAATCAAGTAGTTTTAGTGACTTAAGTCTCTTAAaggtctttaaaaaaagaagtctaGCAGTACAATCTCAATTGCTAAAAGATTGTAGCAACTAAGGAATGGAACATGAGAGAAATATTTATCCTAAATTATTACAAAGATAATTTGAAAATTACACTAATTACACTAAAACCaatataatttgaaaaaatttcATGTCAAAGCTAAATACATCCCTTAACATTAACATCTCACAACAGCAGGGTACAGTTTTGTCCATTGTAGTGAATGTTATTTCATGATTTTGTTAGTTTTTCCTTGACAAACAGTAAATGGTTATCAGGACAGCGTCCCATTCTTCTACCCCGACACCTCTCCCCACCACAGGTAAAATGCCTTACCTCGTTAACATTTATCTTTGATTTTGCAGAAGACTCTAAGAATGCACAGTTATTCCATTGCCTTGCTAGGTTCTGACCTTGTTCCTTTCCCACAACTCTTTCATCTTCCAAGTCACACTTATTGCCAACCAGAATCATAGGCACCTAAAAAACAATTCAGCACCAGCAAAGAAACAACTAAAATTTTATAGTGGCACAGTGTAAATGCACACCTAAAAGCCATGACTCCTTAGATGATCCTGATTTTCAGAATAATCAAGCTCTGGTATAACTATTcttaaaaattccaaaatccTGGAAACAGTGTCCTGTCCTTGGTAGCATGATGAAGGATGCTAAAGCTCCTTTCACCATTCCTCTACTCTCAGCATATCACACAGTTCTTATTAGCAAGCtacagcacacagagaaaagtaACATGCTACCTTACCAGCATTCCCAACTACAGAAAACACTGAATTGACCTTTGTAGCAAGAAAACATAATCTATTTCCCCCCCTTCCTTTCATTTACTAATTTAAGGACATAGCTAACGTCCTCACAGATTCAGATGTTGAAAAAAGGTTTACAATATTTTGACTATTTAATTTCCCTCACTAAGACAGCAAGTCATGCCTAAGCTTGGGCATAAGAAAAActttttctgtgaattctgaTGGAAACTGAAGTTGCAACTTGAAGCTTACTATCTTTCTCCTGATACTACAGAATGCCTTTCAGGACTGAGCAGTGTCTtctaaaaaaatacagttctaAGGAAATACCTCCAAAATGATGCTAATCAGCATAAATATAACACGAAGTAGGATTTTAAATATCATATTTATCTTGATTCTATAGTACAAAACTAATTTCACGATAAAGAAGGCTGTAACTTGGTAGGCTGTAGATGGAAACTTAAATATTAACCTTCTGAGATACATTTGTGCTAATGGGTAATAAATTGCTTCAAGAAGAAATCTGTTGAACATAGGCAAGACCTGCAAGTGTTTATGGTCAAGGAAGTGCAAAGTGGTTTGTATTAAAAAAGTCTTAATGCGCTTCCCTAAATGGTTAATATATTCTGTGTCTGCTGACAGCAGAAGCCTATGCAGATACATGCAGTAAGGAATGTATCAAAGTTATCAAAGTTTGCATAAACACAGTTTAAATGATGTTATCACTCTTATAAACTGTTCattgcttatttttttcttcaagatgGCAGTTTTTCTGCCTGAAGGCTAAAAGCTACAAggtgtttcttttaaaaacacactCTTACTGCTGTTTTCACATTCAAAATACTTCTTTTCCTTTATCGGGGGACCAAGCATTCACTTCCTCCAACTGCTGTAAGGTTCTTTTAATAATTGATAAAATATAATGTCTTAACCTTCCTTTATAGCTTTAATAATGCTAAGAGATGCATAATAGAAATTGTGTGGAAATAGGATGACCGAATTTAATTGCAAGCAGATGgacaaaatataaaagctacATAACATGCAAATTTTAAGGTTACAACTTAAaattttatgcttttaaaataccatAAACAGTAGGGATATTGACCAGAAAACTTCACTCAGAGTAATTAAGGCAACAATAGTTGCTTTAGAAATGCTTGCTGCAGTCTAATGACTAAAGTTATACCCAGTGTCAATtaagatattttaaagaaagattaaaCAGGTCTCCATATAACACACGACAAGCTACATTTCTCCAGTTTACCTTAAGAGTTGCCTTTCTGTACATCTACTGGTTCATACATCTTAAATTAAAACTTGGAGACCACCTGACCAGAGTGTGTACACTGCAACATGCTAATGAAAACTTtaagtattaaatatttttagagatCTTACATCATCAGTGTCTTTGACTCGAAGAATCTGTTCTCTTAGATCCTGTAAATCATTAAATGTAGACTGAGCTGTGATGGAATATACTAATGCAAAACCTTGTCCATTTTTCATGTATAGATCTCTCATGGCTGTAAACTGTTCCTGTAATTACAAAAAAGATACAGATGTTGCATTCAATTGGCATTATACTTGCACAAACAGCTATAAACTTTAGGTCTAGTTTAGAGAAACTAGAGTTTCTAGTTTCTAGAGAAACTAGAGAAACTAATTTCACTGGAGAGAAATACAGTAGAAGGTACACCGTAATCTGTAGATTACAGAAGCTAAACTGCTTCTGAATCAATCCTAACACACCAGCATTTTCTCCATATCTTAATAGTTCCTTAAAATGGATCATAAAGTGAAAGCATCCATTTTCACACCCAATTTTGTAGTCTAGGAAATTTCCTATGGTAAATTCTACATTAATTTTCAAGGAGATGGAATAGAGGATGGGGACACTCAACAGACTTGTCACATTTCCATGGCTTCAGTGCCAACTATGATATTGCATATAAAGACTTGCTGGTGCACTCTTACCAGTACAACTGTAGAATGGCATGTGGCTCTTTCTCATTGGTGACTTGGCTATGTGGTGCCTGATCAATCACTCCCTGTCCCTTGCTGTATGTCAGATGAAAAGTGCAATTTATTGCTAGAAAACAGCCACTCCATCTTACTGTATATTTACAGAGTATTAATCTAATAGGGAATTTAAATAAGTTATTATTGTACCAGATTACTGCCACACTTCAGAGAACACAAGTTAAACTCTAAGAATCTTGAGCTTAAACTCATTGGAATCAATAAAGGAAATTACTGGTTTCAGTAACTTTGGACTTAGTCAGAGAAAAACCTGACCAGTATGCAAAGGGTCAGCATAACCCTTTTGCTTTGAGCTCCTATAAGCTGACAGAAGCAATACTATTTTTATCCCAATGTCACAGTACATCtcacacacaaaagaaaaaggacatCAGAAGAAAGCACGTATTCTCTACAGCAACAGAAATCAAATCTCAGTGGCCAGTGgatcctaatttttttctgggcAACAAACAAGAGCACaatctcttttaaaatgttatgtTTCTTTCCCCTGTTACAGAATATGAGCTCATGGGAAACTtgcaattaattttctgctgtgatactcaaggttttttttaaaacacactgTATTATTAGTATTTAGGAAAGTTGTTCTTTACATACCGTTCCTGCAGTATCTAAGATTTCAAGCATACACTGTTGTGCATCTACTTCAACTTGCTGTCAAGAGAGAAAGATGTGGTTACAATTTTTTCCCTTACAACTCTCCCCTCCAAAGACATCAGAaattgtgtgattttttttttataagtaAATTCATAATGCATAAAGCAACATAATGGCTTAATAAGATTGTATAGATATACACTTTGAAAACAGCAGGAAGAAGCCTTTCAAAGAGCCCCAGTGACATTTTCAAATGCAGTGTCAGCAGCCAACTACCACTTTGCAAAGTGATTAGGGATTTTTGATTATTTAAAAGGAGGCTGCTAAATTTGTAATGATGGTTATCAGCAACTTAGCACAACTAATTTCCACTTGTTTCAGGGATCATCACAGAttgaaagaaataatgaaagcCAGAAAACTAGATTGGCATACTAAGGTTCATTTAATAGTAATTTACATCTACAAGAGAGTAAGTAGTACACAGCAAACAATTAAACAGCCACCACGAAAAGTCGTGTCCCCAAAACAAGCCTTTAGGAACACTAATTAGAAAATTGACCCAGCTTGGAGAAGTTTGCAAAGAATGGAAAGTTTAAGAAGACAGAAGAATTTCTGTATTCATTCCAGAGTTCCTCTATCTACTGGACATGACCTCAAAGAAATGGCCCTGAGGGTAGCAAAGGACATGGAAGTGCCCTCAAGCTCTTTCAAGCAGACTAACcacatattaatttttttttttcctagccaTTGGTAAACTTCCCTTGTTTCCATTTGCAAGTAAAATTCCTGATTAACAGATTGCCTCTTCTCCATTTATGCACTGTCACTAGTTTATTTTGCAGCTGTTCTTCTGTAATTAGATTTGAGCTGGGGACAGTGAAGAGGAGTATTTCCCCTCCTCTCACACCTCCCCCCCCGTCCCCTATGGATtgtgatttctttaaaaaaaaaaatcaaaaaaaaaaatcactattttaACAGGTATTGTTGCTGAAGTCATTCAGCTGATTAAGCAGCATTTATTAACtttatgaagaaatatttgaagAGTAAACCAAGGCATAAAGTTTCAAGACTTCAAGCTCAATTATTTAGATGAACGAGTCACATTCTCTCAActttaaatattataaaattacattttacatAAATGGCATAGAATTTCAACTGCCAAACCAAAGCATTTTGAAGGCAAGAAGCAAGTTAGAATTGTAATTAACAGTGAGAAGTTGAAAATGACTATATAAAATGTTGTCCAGACTTTAGCAAGACTTCAACAATCTGGCTGATTTGAAAAGAAGGATACCCAGAGTTATTATTAGTTATTTCAGGAACAAACCTGAAAGGAATAGTATAAATCTTTATtagcagcaaaaccaaaaaaatgtaGTTAGCAAACAGCAAAATTTCTTAAGATGGCATTATTTTTTCAGGCTCCATTGAAACAGTCTTTGGGAAAATTCACCCAGCAAACATCATGATTCTACTGTGACCTACAGACTGTAAATATATAACAAAGGAAACACTTTACTTTAGATCAGTTTGTGAATGTTTTTTGGAGTAATTTACTGGGCCTGACCCAGCAAAGTCCTGCACTACACACTGAGATATGGTCAAAAATTCCTGCTTCTCTAATACAGAAAAAGTGTCAACATAGAATTTGTTTCTGCTATCATGTCTTTAAAAAGAGTTCTAGCTTTGGCTGGAAGCTCCCATACTTAAGACGGACTTGGGTTTTTCCAACATATGGTTTATATAAGGTCAATGAAAAGAggtttgaaattattattttgttctCACTAATTCCTGTTCTGTTCAGAAAAGATTCTGGTGACTGTAGGCTGCAACAGTTTTTATTGCACCACCTTTGTTCCAATACAAATATAGCTCAGTGCTGAAAGAGGAGCTCTTGCAGTTTGCCCTTTCTCAGCTAGGGTTTGTGCATCTTGCCTCCCTTGGTATAGATACCAACATTTTTGTGGCCAAATGATGAGCAACATCAGAGTATTAATGCATATGAAAAGTAATTCAGCCAAAAAAGACAGACAAATTAAGAAACTGACACAGCCAAAAACTTCTCTTGCACTAAATGGTTAATGGTAGCAGTTTGGATATAAATTATCTTAGTCTGGAATCTTAATTGTGGTCTCAGGTGAAACTGAAGAGTGAGCAATATGGAGATTCAAGATGATGCAAGCAGAATCAGACCTTTCAGCCTGTCATGCTGAAGACAGGAAGAGAGAAACTAACAGGCCACTTGCTGTAAATGCTTGTTCATTTATGACAGGTTTGTGTTAACTTATTAATAAAACAA from Haemorhous mexicanus isolate bHaeMex1 chromosome 5, bHaeMex1.pri, whole genome shotgun sequence encodes:
- the RAP1B gene encoding ras-related protein Rap-1b, producing MREYKLVVLGSGGVGKSALTVQFVQGIFVEKYDPTIEDSYRKQVEVDAQQCMLEILDTAGTEQFTAMRDLYMKNGQGFALVYSITAQSTFNDLQDLREQILRVKDTDDVPMILVGNKCDLEDERVVGKEQGQNLARQWNNCAFLESSAKSKINVNEIFYDLVRQINRKTPVPGKARKKSSCQLL